Proteins found in one Coffea eugenioides isolate CCC68of chromosome 5, Ceug_1.0, whole genome shotgun sequence genomic segment:
- the LOC113771212 gene encoding uncharacterized protein LOC113771212 encodes MSTQQESSEKTVATTQPEIASPGVQLTELLTKFGEMASEMAAQKKLIDELPQGDPNMHVNPPTFFQTTAEPVVPEHVFQNKPEMGESSAPVDLKLLKRLDRFDEFIRKSQGLSKQGVLDYDDLCLFPNVQLPVGFKTPKFNKYDAPTRTTLEGTKRKPSEDHKTYAKRWRKVAAKVEPPMTEDEIIRTFIKAHDPPYFEEIFRMTGCSFAAIVNKLEEFDDFVRAGKIVNVSALKSQVEALQGRGSSEKKPPFKKKEGDTTFVWNHNLSPRPRCQHNPTYQQPYPYYYSSPNHVYTTNIHHPRPRPNYTNPPSAPFQISQPNPPQNRLRPPYNPRFPPPNRPVYNHPQPHEPYNRPPSRTFTNLGRPLDQLYDQLKASGKIGTVPPPTYPYGMPAWYNPQAVCAYHSGAPGHATLDCKALKHKVQDMVESGEIVIRKREPQGPNVNQNPLPEHVGVIMDDAEYEEQIKKLAIEAEVFGVTDRPFVIELPFEEDNKPFVLDLTPAENEALKPVVIEFPKQEPVLSLQQVPWNYDEPSIQIGENSTAKKEVSVVTRSGKTVNPFETTTPIQANSSEPPLKPTITEKEAVDFLKRFQRSEYNIVEKLSKSPAQITMLDLLFSSDVHRDALIDVLTRAQIPRDISVDNFSNVVGSVLFKKQIAFSDDELPTEGIGHNKALYITVRCNGKMLPKVLIDNGSALNICPWSTLEKLGLQDVKLRPSGTIVRGFDGAQREPIGEADLVIEMGPAQFQITCQVMNFPSIYNILLGRPWIHKSGAVPSSLNQLLKFVVNDKLITIFAEEDCLVITDSGVKEEGSQSVTMSPHSTSDIVSVSWITTEEQTPSKASVMMAREMIRGGYKFDKGLGRELQGILKPVKIVEKRDTFGLGFRPTAKDFKEMKERKRAEKEGRQRVFDIPPLWYTFPRPTEIITSEGNSTEEIENSLSQLFVGAIFEDNFLSEAEFPDIPEGSISNWTAEFLPVQKEFR; translated from the exons atgagtacccAGCAAGAGTCATCGGAAAAGACCGTTGCAACGACCCAGCCGGAGATTGCAAGtcccggggttcagttgacCGAATTGCTCACTAAATTTGGggagatggcatctgaaatggccgcccaaaagaaactGATCGATGAGctc CCTCAGGGTGATCCAAACATGCATGTAAATCCACCGACTTTTTTCCAAACTACCGCAGAGCCTGTTGTGCCGGAGCACGTTTTTCAaaacaagccagaaatgggagagtcATCTGCCCCGGTTGATCTAAAGTTGCTTAAGCGATTGGATCGTTTCGATGAATTCATCCGCAAgagccaaggtttaagcaagcaaggggtgCTGGACTACGATGATTTGTGCCTATTTCCAAACGTACAACTGCCGGTGGGGTTCAAGACcccgaagttcaacaaatatgatg CGCCAACCCGGACTACTCTGGAAGGAACGAAAAGGAAGCcttctgaggaccacaagacctATGCTAAGAGGTGGAGAAAGGTAGCTGCTAaggtcgagccaccaatgaccgAGGATGAAATCATACGTACTTTCATAAAGGcccatgatccgccgtacttcgAAGAGATTTTCCGTATGACCGGATGTTCGTTTGCTGCAATTGTAAATAAACTTGAAGAATTTGACGACTTTGTAAGAGCTGGGAAAATTGTTAATGTATCTGCCCTGAAATCGCAAGTAGAAGCTTTGCAAGGGCGAGGAAGCAGTGAAAAGAAACCACcattcaaaaagaaagaaggagatACAACCTTTGTTTGGAACCACAACCTTTCACCCCGACCCCGATGCCAACACAACCCAACCTACCAACAACCTTACCCTTACTACTATTCAAGCCCAAACCATGTATATACTACCAatatccaccaccctcgacctcgcccaaactATACTAACCCACCTTCAGCCCCTTTCCAAATTTCCCAACCAAATCCACCCCAAAACCGACTTCGTCCaccatataacccaagatttcctcctccaaatagacctgtttacaaTCATCCTCAACCTCAtgaaccttacaaccgacccCCAAGCCGtacttttaccaatttaggtAGGCCTTTAGACCAACTGTACGACCAGTTAAAGGCCTCCGGAAAAATTGGTACAGTACCACCTCCTACCTATCCGTATGGCATGCCCGCTTGGTATAACCCGCAAGCTGTTTGCGCATATCATTCAGGGGCACCTGGGCATGCAACTTTGGATTGTAAGGCGCTAAAGCATAAAGTTCAGGATATGGTTGAGTCTGGAGAAATCGTGATCAGAAAGAGGGAGCCGCAAGGGCCAAACGTAAATCAAAACCCCTTGCCAGAGCACGTTGGGGTTATTATGGACGATGCGGAGTACGAGGAACAAATTAAGAAATTGGCAATAGAAgctgaagtgtttggggtcacGGACCGACCGTTTGTCATAGAGTTGCCATTCGAAGAAGATAACAAGCCTTTTGTCTTAGATCTCACGCCAGCGGAGAATGAAGCTTTGAAACCAGTAGTCATCGAATTCCCGAAGCAGGAGCCCGTATTAAGTCTGCAACAAGTGCCGTGGAATTACGATGAGCCTAGCATACAGATCGGGGAAAATTCAACTGCAAAGAAGGAAGTGTCAGTAGTTACTAGATCGGGGAAGACTGTAAATCCATTTGAGACTACTACTCCAATTCAAGCCAATAGTTCTGAGCCACCCCTCAAACCAACAATTACCGAGAAAGAAGCTGTGGATTTCCTTAAACGATTCCAGAGAAGTGAATACAACATAGTGGAAAAGCTAAGCAAATCACCTGCCCAGATAACCATGTTGGACCTACTTTTCTCCTCGGACGTGCATAGGGATGCATTGATCGATGTATTAACAAGAGCTCAAATTCCGAGAGACATTTCTGTTGATAATTTTTCAAACGTGGTGGGGAGTGTATTATTCAAGAAGCAAATTGCTTTTTCTGATGATGAATTGCCGACGGAGGGCATTGGACATAATAAGGCGTTGTACATAACAGTGAGGTGCAACGGAAAAATGCTGCCTAAGGTGTTAATCGATAATGGATCCGCACTGAATATCTGTCCGTGGAGTACCTTAGAGAAACTAGGATTGCAAGACGtcaagctgaggccttcagggactATCGTTCGAGGGTTTGATGGAGCTCAAAGGGAGCCGATAGGAGAGGCAGATTTAGTAATCGAGATGGGGCCCGCCCAGTTtcaaataacttgccaagtcaTGAACTTCCCGAGCATTTATAATATCTTGCTTGGAAGACCATGGATTCACAAGTCTGGGGCCGTGCCGTCTTCGTTGAATCAATTACTCAAGTTCGTGGTAAATGACAAGCTAATCACTATCTTTGCTGAAGAGGACTGCCTGGTGATCACCGATTCTGGAGTTAAAGAGGAGGGTAGTCAAAGTGTTACCATGTCCCCTCACAGCACATCCGATATAGTCTCCGTAAGTTGGATAACCACGGAGGAACAAACTCCCTCAAAAGCCAGTGTAATGATGGCCAGAGAAATGATTCGTGGAGGATACAAATTCGACAAGGGGTTGGGGCGTGAACTACAAGGGATCCTGAAGCCAGTGAAGATAGTAGAAAAGAGAGATACCTTCGGTTTGGGTTTCAGACCAACCGCCAAGGATTTCAAGGAGATGAAAGAGCGTAAAAGAGCAGAAAAGGAGGGCCGGCAAAGGGTTTTCGATATTCCACCACTGTGGTATACTTTTCCCCGGCCAACTGAAATAATCACATCAGAGGGTAATTCAACTGAAGAAATCGAGAATAGTTTGTCCCAGTTGTTCGTTGGGGCAATATTTGAAGACAATTTCCTGAGCGAGGCCGAATTTCCTGACATCCCTGAGGGGTCTATTTCTAATTGGACTGCCGAGTTCCTGCCTGttcagaaggagtttcggtaa